A stretch of Methanobrevibacter sp. YE315 DNA encodes these proteins:
- the mtnP gene encoding S-methyl-5'-thioadenosine phosphorylase, which produces MIGIIGGSGVYEITQKADSCTKKLVKTDYGDVEISILDICSKKVAFIPRHAQGHSIPPHKINFRANIDALKNVGVTKIIATNSVGSMNEEMPPGSFVVPDDFLDFSQNRAKTFFEDKVVHIDVTEPYCPNLRDVLAISGDVILGGTYVCTEGPRFETPAEIKMFKMLGGDLVGMTGLPEVTLAREREMCYNSICIVSNYASGISENALTIDEVFEIVSQKEVELLELIYNFIKNIDEKDCSCHHALDGAEV; this is translated from the coding sequence ATGATTGGCATAATTGGCGGCAGCGGTGTCTATGAAATCACTCAAAAGGCGGATTCATGCACTAAAAAATTAGTCAAAACTGATTATGGGGATGTTGAAATCTCAATTTTAGATATATGTTCTAAAAAAGTTGCTTTTATACCTAGACATGCTCAAGGCCATTCAATCCCGCCGCATAAAATCAATTTCAGAGCTAATATTGATGCTTTGAAAAATGTGGGCGTTACAAAGATTATAGCGACCAATTCAGTTGGCTCCATGAATGAAGAAATGCCTCCGGGATCATTTGTTGTTCCTGATGACTTTCTTGATTTCTCACAGAATAGGGCTAAAACATTTTTTGAGGATAAAGTCGTTCATATTGATGTAACCGAACCGTATTGTCCGAATTTAAGAGATGTTCTGGCCATTTCCGGTGATGTAATCCTGGGCGGAACTTATGTATGTACAGAAGGTCCAAGATTTGAAACTCCCGCCGAGATAAAAATGTTCAAGATGCTTGGAGGGGACCTTGTCGGGATGACCGGACTTCCTGAAGTTACCCTGGCACGTGAAAGGGAAATGTGTTATAATTCAATATGCATAGTCTCTAATTATGCATCAGGGATTTCTGAAAATGCCTTGACAATTGATGAAGTTTTTGAAATAGTTTCACAAAAGGAAGTTGAGCTGCTTGAGTTAATATATAATTTTATAAAAAACATTGATGAAAAAGATTGTAGCTGCCATCATGCGTTGGATGGTGCTGAAGTATAG
- a CDS encoding NifB/NifX family molybdenum-iron cluster-binding protein, with amino-acid sequence MRLAVVSSDGENVDLHLGKGKSVYVYDYDDELSFVEKREVEIAEDAKHQGGKVIKACGDCDVLIAVQYGFKSKIKAEDAGIRLVMDEGPIDEVLQRYINHYNFMNN; translated from the coding sequence ATGCGTTTGGCTGTAGTTTCATCAGATGGTGAAAATGTGGATTTGCACCTTGGTAAGGGAAAATCAGTATATGTATATGATTATGATGATGAATTAAGTTTTGTTGAAAAGAGGGAAGTCGAGATAGCTGAAGATGCAAAACATCAGGGTGGCAAAGTTATCAAAGCTTGTGGGGACTGTGATGTTTTAATTGCTGTTCAATATGGATTCAAATCGAAAATTAAAGCAGAAGATGCGGGTATTAGGCTTGTTATGGATGAAGGTCCGATTGATGAAGTCTTGCAAAGATATATTAATCATTATAATTTTATGAATAATTGA
- a CDS encoding 30S ribosomal protein S3ae produces MAKSKARRRVRDTWKEKSWYTIKTPVNFEDKEIGETPAKDPELLIGRGVEVTMRELTGDFSKQYIKLRFEIDNVAGEVANTKFTGHKTTTDYVRSMIRRGTSRIDASAIVKTKDGRKLKLQVLAVTIRRAKSSQQRYMRKTIEDLLVEAAADKSFDELVKVVVNGKLASEIYHNAKKIYPLKRVEIIKSKVIK; encoded by the coding sequence ATGGCAAAATCAAAAGCAAGACGTAGAGTACGTGATACATGGAAAGAAAAATCCTGGTATACTATCAAAACACCAGTGAACTTTGAAGATAAAGAAATTGGAGAAACTCCAGCAAAAGATCCGGAACTTCTCATTGGAAGAGGCGTAGAAGTTACCATGAGAGAACTAACCGGAGATTTCTCAAAACAATACATTAAACTCAGATTTGAAATTGATAATGTTGCAGGTGAAGTTGCAAACACTAAATTCACCGGTCACAAAACCACTACTGATTATGTAAGAAGTATGATCAGAAGAGGAACTTCCAGAATAGATGCTTCAGCAATCGTAAAAACTAAAGATGGCCGCAAATTAAAACTTCAAGTGCTTGCAGTAACCATCAGAAGAGCTAAATCTTCCCAACAAAGATACATGAGAAAAACTATTGAAGATTTACTCGTTGAAGCAGCAGCTGATAAGTCATTTGATGAATTAGTGAAAGTTGTTGTAAACGGTAAATTAGCATCTGAAATTTACCACAACGCTAAAAAAATCTACCCTCTCAAAAGAGTGGAAATCATCAAAAGTAAAGTAATTAAATAA